Below is a genomic region from Treponema sp. OMZ 798.
AAGAAAACAAAATGCAGCACCGCGCTTTTCGCTCCAATCTTTTTGCCGCATTTATCTTCACAGGCAAGGCTCTTCCCTCCGGTCAGAGCTTGCTTTTTGATTACACAAACCGCAAAAAGGATTTTTGCTTCAATCGCTGTCCGAGGGAGATGGTTGGGCTGTGAAAAATATATTTTTTTAGTTTTCATATATCACATCTCAATACTAGTAATGTCTATAAAATAAAACTAATTTTATAATTAAGACATAAACAAATAGATCAAATTATATTATTCCCAATATTCAATCTCTCGATATGTGGTAGAGAACAAAACTCCATCAGAAAAAAAATTTTCTTCAATCCAATTACCGTATTTATTATGTTTTACAATTTTACCACCAATACTACTTCATGTTTTTTAAACTATAATTTTCATAATCTTTTATATCACAAATTTCGCATTGCTTATTTTTTTTTATGATATAATCAAGTATCATAAAAATTTTTCTCTTTTCAAATGGTAAAATAAGTAAAAACAATCTTTTATTTGTTGCAAAAATTAAATATACACCTAACATATAATATTCTACCTTATATATTTCTGTATAAGGAACCTTTACAGAAATCGAAAAAAAACAATAGTAGAAACTATCACAATCTATTTTATAAAAAATACCAAAATTCAATATCAGCAATAATAAAAGACAAGTTATGATTATCCTGTCTTTTATGGAAGTTAATTGAAAATTACATATAAATGCACATCCTATAGTGATTTCAGTTAATGTTACAATCAATCCGTATATTTTAGGATATAGTATTACTTTTTTCATTTTACCATCCCCAACCTTTAAACTTATAATCAACATAATAACTAGTAGTAGTACCAACTACAGTTCCTGCAATAGTCCCTGGCACAGTTCCAACTCCACCTGACAGAGCCGTAATGCCTATAGAAACTAATCCGCCTGCTATAAACCCAGAGGCTGTTGAAGCTGCATTTCGAATAAATCTTTTTCCAGCGGCGAGAAAACTCTTTTTACTAATACCAGTATATATCGAATCTCCTATTCCTAATACAACTGATGCTACAATTAGTTTTTTACTTATATCTTTAAATGTATTTCCCCATTTAACAAATTTAGGATCAGGCAATGTCCTCATAGGAATTTGGGTAACGACATATTCAGGCAGACCAAAGCTATTTCCAATTCCAGCATATGGACTTGTCCATGAAGGAGCTCCAAAAGCAAAACAAGCCCCCGCTGCACCATCAAAAAAAGCTTGAACAGTAGAAATAGCAGAATTTGAAGTATTAAATATATTTTCAGTTTTCTTCCCAACAACTTCACCTGGTTGTAGCGTACGAGGGTCTCTATCAAAACCGGATTTTTCTTTCCAATCATCTCCATACAAACCATATAATGTATCCCCTTTTTCTGCAGTGTAGGTTCCATCTCCATTATTAATCCACATTCCGGTAGGATCTACATATTTAATCGGGTTATTTCCGCCGTAATGGTATACATTAAAGTTTACAGTATTATATATACCGCCCTCTCCTACAGAAGAACCAGCCATATAATCATTTAACGCCGGGTCTCCTGACAGCCACCTACTATACTTCGGATCCAAGTACCTTGCTCCATAATAATACAGTCCAGTCTCTTCATCCAGCTCCTTTCCTGTAAATCTGAACGGCAGTTTGTCTAATCCTGCGGCAACTTCTTCTATCCACAATTCGCCGTAGGGCGTATACTCTATATGTTCATACTGCCTACATTTCCAGTCGGTTACGAATTGTGCACTTCCCAAATGGTCACTGTGGTAATAGTAACGCTTTGCCTTTTGTTCGTCGTTGTCGCCTTGGTTATCCGTATGGGTCATGGCGGTTACTAATCTTGAGTTTCCTACAAATATGTGTTTATGCACCCGCAAGCCTTGCGGGTTATTTTGGTCTTGTGTCGGGATATGTATCGTAAAGAAATTATTAAAGTAAAGCGTTTCGCTTCGGCCCTCATCGGTGTATTTTAAGGCTCTTTGCCCGTCGTCTCCATAGCGGTAGTGCACGGTAAAGTTGCGGTCACTTGATTTTGTGAGTAAATTTCTCTCATTCCATGTGTAGTTACGTCTGTAAGCAAATAGGTCTTGCGGGTTTGATTGTTCCGTTTCTTTTGGGGCGTCAAGGCCGAAGCCGTAATCGGTGCCGTAGACGTCTTCATTTTCAAAGTATGAGTATGTAAATGCAAACTCTTCTTCATCAGTAAAAGGTCCGTCTTTTTCGGCTGTGATATTGCCGTTCGCATCGTATCGATAGTAGCGGTTTCCGGCTCTTATTAACCTGTGTGCGTAGGCAGGGTCATACTCGTAATTTAAACTATAATCAAGCTCAGCTTTGGGATAGGAGTTTCCTTGGGCACCGGGTATGTTTGTGGTACTTACCTTATTCCTCATGTTGCCTATGGCGTCAAAGCTGAATGTTTGTTTATATTTTGCAATACTTACCGGTGTCATACCGAAGCTCTTTTTACCCTTGTATTGGTTGCTTGTTCCTTCTACGCTTATAAGCTGGTACAGGTTATCGTAAGAGTATGTTTGTTTTGTTTCGTAAGTACTTGCGTCATTATTATAGCCTAGGACGTTTCCTACAGGGTCGAATGAGTACTTTATTTTTTGAAGGGCACCTCTAAAAACCCCCTTTAAAAAAGATTAAAAAGATGATAAAATGAGGTATGAAACAAAAAGGATTATTTGATGAAGAAGATCGTTTAAGAGTATTAAGCAAGTTAGGAGATAGTCTTGAAAAATTAAACGAAAAAATAAATTGGGAAATATTCAAACCACTATTAAAAAAAGCATTAACCAAAGAGCCAAAAGGTTTAGGCGGAAGACCTGCATACGATTATGTACTGATGTTTAAAATAATAATCTTACAAAAATTATACAACATAAGTGATGATCAAACGGAATATCAAATAAACGATCGGCTATCCTTTATGAGATTTTTAGGATTGGAATTAAAAGATAAAGTACCCGATTCAAAAACAATATGGCTTTTTAAAGAAAAACTCATTGAAGCGAGAGTATCAAAAAAGTTATTTGAAAAGTTTGGAAAAGAATTAGCTAGAAATAACTTAATAGGAAAAGAGGGAACGATAATAGATGCGACAATAGTAGAAGCTCCGATACAGCATAACAGCAAAGATGAAAATGAACAAATCAAAAACGGAAAAATTCCTGAACAATGGCAAGAAAAACAAAATAAGGCAAAATTATCGCAAAAAGACTGTGATGCGAGGTGGACAAAGAAGCATAAACGTAATTATTACGGTTATAAAGATCATATAAAAGTAGATAAAAAAAGTAAGCTTATATTGAAAGCGACGGTAACAGCAGCCAATGTTCATGATAGTAGAGAGTTAAAAAATTTGATTGAAAAAGAAGATGAAAGATTATACGCAGATAGTGCCTATATAGGAGAAGAAATAGACAGGATTTTAAAAGCGAAAGGAATAGAAGAGCAAATTTGTGAAAGAGGAGCAAGAGGGAAACCTCTTAGTAAAAAACAAAAAATCAGTAACAGAAAAAAATCAAAAATACGGGCGAGAGTAGAACATGTATTTGGCTTTATGACAAACTCAATGAAAGGTATATATGTAAGAACGATAGGATTAGCTCGTGCAACATTTTCGATAATAATGATGAACTTAACATACAACTTATGTCGATATTGCTATCTAAAGAAATAAAATGAGGGAGCATATAGGTAATAAAATGAAAAGTAAGGGAACTAAGATAAAGAATCCAAGTTTTACACTAGACAATTTATAAAAAAGCTACTAAAATAATAAATAGGTACACTAAAAAATAGGTTTTTAGAGGTGCCCTGAAAGATGTCTTGGGTTTGGTTATTCTTTGTTTCTATTGTATCTAGCCAACGCCGCTTTTCGTCGTACCTGTATCTTGTTTCTACTCCGTTTCCGTACTTTATATACACTCGCTGTGCGTGTTCGTCATATAGGATTTTATCTACGTAAGAGTATTCAGCCGTTCCCTTTGACGAGGTTTTTACGCCGCTCACTCCCTTTAACTGTCCGCCTTTATCATAGGTGTAGGTTATGGTTTCTCCGTCAGGGTATTTCATACTCTGCATTCGCCCAAGATAGTCCGAGCGGTATTCAAAGCTTGCAGTTTCAGGATTAGTTCCCGCTCCGTAGCGGTTTATGGTTCTTGTTTCGCTTACTACCTCGTTTAAGTTTCCGTAAGTATAGTGCGTTTCTCCCGTTTCATCTTTTTTGTAGACTATTTGCCCCGCTCCATTTTGTCCCGGCGCTCCGTATTTATATTCTATGTCATGGCTAAAAGGATAGTCTGTTTTTAGTATGCGGTCAAAGCCGTCATACTCGTATCTTATTTCGGCAGCCTTGTTTTTTAATACCGAATCCGTTTCTGCTTGCAGCCTTCCTTTCTCATCGTAAATCCATTCTTTTTTGCCGGTGTCTTTGCTTTCTAATGCGGTTCTTCTTCCAAGCAAGTCATAACTTACCGATAAAAGATTATTCTTTGCGTCATATGCTCTAAGCATTTCTCCGAGGACGGAGTATTCGTATCGTGCTTTGGTTAATATAGTATTGTTTTTATCTAAGCGTTCTACTTCCCGTATGTTTCCTCTTGCATCTTTTTTACTTATGCTTACGTTTTCCAATGGGTCGGTTGTTTTTGTTATTTGTAAAGAGCTTTCTATCGAATACTCCGTTTTTTGTTTGTGTCCGTCAGGAAGTGTAGTTAAGATGTTCCTGTCTATGTCGTCATACTCATATTTTGTTCCGTTTCTTATCGTTGTAAAATCGTTAAGCTCATAAAACGCTTCAAGGGCTTCATAAGAATTTTTATTTACCAGTTCTTGTTCTAAGTTCCCTCCGTAAAAGAAGGGCATTCCTTCTTCCGTCTTGCGTCCGGCTTTATCATAGTGTATTGTACTTGAGATGTTCCAGCCCGTTTGGGTTTGGTCAGCGGTTCCGTCGATGTACACTTCCCCCTCTTTTGCTGTGTAGCTTATTCTTCCTAACCCATCGTGAATTACTATGGTTTTCATTACGGCGCTGTCTTTTGCTTCGGTGCTTATTTTGTTTTCGGTTACGGTGTACCAAAAGGAAGATGATGGAGTAATGTATGTGTATTTTGCGTAAGGAGTTTCACTTGTGTCGTAGGGGCTTCTCACCTCTGTTACCCGTCCAAAGTTGTCATATTTATAGCTCATGGTGTTGTTTGCGGCATCGGTTTCTTTTAGCTTTACGCCTAAGACGCTGTCCCATTCTATTGTGCTTATATAAGCCTTATCCCCTTTCGAGCTTATCTCTTTTATTTCAATCGGGTAGATACCATCAAGGTATTTGTATTCACTTCGCTTTCCGGTCGGGCCTGTTAGCGCTTTTATGTTCCCTTCAGCCGTCCATTCTATGCGGTGTAATAGATACGCCGACTGCGTTGTGTATTGTTTTAGTTCGGTTAAGGCGCCGGTTCTTGCATCATAGCTTCCTTCTCTTTTTCGTAAGAGCGTTCCGGTCTTTCCGTGTAAGACTTGTATTTTCTCAGGGTGTGCTTTAAAGTATTTCTCTTCACTCGCCCCCTTCCAATATGTTATTTCCGCTATGATATCATCATTTGTGTTTGTTACCTCTCCCTTATCGTAAAGTTTTGTAACGTTTCCGTATTTGTCGTACTCGTATTCGCTTTCGGTTTTTATTTCGTTGTAGTTTTCTCGTATTGTGTTTACTTCTTTTTTTATTCTCGCATGGGGAGCTGTGTCTACCTCGTATTCTTTTATTGAGTAGATGGTGCTTCCGTTCTTTACCGTTTCGCGTTTTACCATGCCTTTACGGTAGTAAGAGTCGATATAATATTCCGTTTCAGTTACAGTGCCTATTGCGTTTTTACTTTTTACGGTTTTAAAGCCGTAGAATTCTTTTTCGGCTCTGTTATAATAGCCGTCTTCGTAAGTGTAATGGGTAGTATACTCTTGTTCTTTTGAAAATATGCGGGCATCTCCTGCGTCGCTACGCAAAAATAAATGCTCGACGTATACCCGATACGCCTCCGCTTTATTTTTACCAGGCTCCTTGTATCTGCTCCGCCTATTTTCAAAAGTCCTGTCAGTGGGGCTGTTTAGTAATAACTTTATTTTGGCGGACTGCTCAATTTTGTTTTTTAGCATTACGAAGAAAACAAAATTGAGCATCGCGCTTTTCGCTCCAATCTTTTTGCTGCACTTGTCTTCACAGGCAAGGCTCTTCCCTCCGGTCAGAGCTTGCTTTTTGATTACACAAACCGCAAAAAGGATTTTCGCTTCAATCGCTGTCCGATTAGAATTTCCAACTGTGTAATTTTTACCCTGCAATAATTTATCCATCTAAGTATCTATCTATGCAACAATATTATTTACATATTTTCGTCCAAGTATTTATCCCCATCAACCTATCGACAACATGCTCCCTGTCCCAAACAGCAGTTACTTCTAGTCCAAGACATTCATCCTTTGTTGCTTTCCTTATTTTTCCTTTATAATAAATTTCAAAATTCCCAGGTTTAAGAATATCTTCAATAAAAGTTTGTGGGGTCCAAGCATCTCCGTCATTGTCAAAAGGAATGTTTCCTACTTTCGGCCATACACCATCGGATAAAACATCTTTATATACTCCTACATAAAAATCTATATTTTTAAAATCAGGTATATCATACATATCATTAGCTCTTGCTTTTGCTGTAGCCAATCGCTCTCTATGCAATCTCCCAAATGCAAATGTTCCATCTGGTAATGGTATTGCATAAATATTTCCAAGTTTTTCTCTTTGTCTCTTTGCCATAGTTTTAAAACTCCTTATTTGCTTGATTTATATAATATAATCGATTGGGATTATTCTGACTAATACCATTAATAGCGTTACCAGATGTACCTCAACAGTTTTTATCACCTAGTTTTAATTTTATATACAGGTATTGAAATAATTTCTTAAACTTCAATTTGTCATTTAAATAAATAATATATCAATACTTTTTTAGGATTCATCCAAACAATGTTTTAATTAACATAAAAAAACAAATCAAAAAAATAAGAATAGCTGCAACTAATCCTTTAATAGTAGAAGGTAATATCTTATCATTATCACGGTCATCTTGAAAATCCAAATAGAAACTAGGAAACATACAGCCTCCCATAATAGTACCCAATAAATAATATAAAATAGCCGAGTCTCTATATTCAATCATACATAATACGATTAAAATCAAACATGCTATTAAAGCAATATAAAAACAAACTCGGGCGATATGTCTATTCATTCAAAGTTTCCTCTCTTTCAAATTTTAATATTTCTTTCATAACATAATCAGCCATCTGTGAAGCAGCTCCTGGAGCCATTTTTTCACCAAAATATCCTTCTACAAAATCTTTGTATAATTGCTTTCTTAGTCCATCAATTGTTTTTAATGCACCCCGCCGCCCTTTCATATAATACAAGCCGTTTTTGCCCACAGAAATACTAATTAGACTACCTAATTTTTCACACCCTTTCTTAATGCCACTACCAGCTAATGAAGATAAAATTACTACTGCAAAACCTTTAGCACCCTCAATATAATTACCATTAGAAAGATTATCAAAGCTCAGCAGTATATCAGCAGCAGTACCAATAGTTCCCGTAATTGCCGCCAATTCAGGCTGTCCAATAGCTAGGAAGAGCAATGTAGCAGTTCCAGAATTTTCACTTGCAAATTGCAGCGTTTCAATATATATGCTATATCCGCTCTTTACCATTTGATCAATTTTAGCTAAAACCTCATTTGCCATTTCAAATTGAGGATTTAATGGATAATCTAATCGATTCATTGAATAAATTGCTTTATTTAGATTATAATTAAACCATCCTTTAATAAAATTGATTATATCCCGTCCATCCGGATCCACATACTTAACCGGATTATTTCCCGCATAGTGATACACATGCAGATTGACGGTATTAAACACCCCTCCCATTCCCGGCAAATTCTCGTTGTGTTTCTTCGCTTCGTCATCAATGGGAGCCTTTGGTATGTAATCGTTTAATGCAGGATCCCCGCTTAACCACCGACTATACTTCGGATCCAAGTACCTTGCTCCATAGTAGTATAAACTTGTTTCTTCGTCAAGTTCCTTGCCTGTGAACCTAAACGGTAATTTATCCAATCCTGCTGCTACTTCTTCAATCCATAACTCTCCATAAGGTGTGTATTCTATATGTTCGTATTGTTTACCTTTCCAGTCGGTTACGAATTGCGCACTGCCAAGGTGATCACTGTGGTAGTAATACCGCTTTGCTTTTTGTTCTTCGTTGTCTCCATTGTTATCCGTGTGCGTCATTGCAGTTACTAATCTTGAATTTCCCACAAAGATGTGTTTGTGCACTCGTAAGCCTTGCGGGTTGTTTTGGTCTTGTGTCGGTATGTGTATCGTGAAAAAGTTATTAAAGTATAGCGTTTCGCTTCTTCCCTCGTCAGTGTATTTTAAAGCTCTTTGGCCGTCTTCGCCGTAGCGGTAGTGTACTGTGTAGTTTCTGTCGCTTGATTTGGTTAAGAGGTTTCGCTCGTTCCATGTGTAGTTTCTTCGATAAGCAAATAGGTCTTGAGGGTTTGTTTGCTCGGTTTCTTTAGGTGCGTCAAGACCAAATCCGTAGTCGGCACCGTATACGTCTTCATTTTCAAAGTATGAGTATGTAAATACAAACTCTTCTTCATCTGTGAATGGCCCATCTTTTTCTGCCGTTATATTTCCGTTTGCGTCATAGCGGTAGTATCGGTTGCCTGCTCTTATTAGGCGGTGTGCATAGGCAGGGTCATACTCGTATTGAAGCAAGTAGTCAAGTTCAGCTTTGGGATAGGAGTTTCCTTGGGCACCGGGTATGTTTGTGGTGCTTAGCTTTTCTTTCATGTTGCCTATGCCATCAAAGGCAAAGGTTTGTCTGTACTTTGCAATGCTTACAGGTGTTGTTCCAGAGCTTTTTTTACCCTTGTATTGGTTGCTCGTTCCTTCTACGCTTATCAGTTGGTACAAGTTGTCGTATGTGTAACTCTGACTTGTTTCATACGTGCTTGCGTCATTATTATAACCGAGGACATTTCCAACTGCATCAAAGTTATATTTTATTTTTTGAAAGACATCTTGGGTTTGTACGTTTTTTGTTTCTATCGAGTCAAGCCATCTTCGCTTTTCATCGTACTTATATCTTGTTTCTACGCCGTTTCCATACTTTATATATACCCTTTGCGCGTGTTCGTCATATAGGATTTTATCTACGTAAGAGTATTCAGCCGTTCCCTTTGACGAGGTTTTTACGCCGCTCACTCCCTTTAACTGTCCGCCTTTATCATAGGTGTAGGTTATGGTTTCTCCGTCAGGGTATTTCATACTCTGCATTCGCCCAAGATAGTCCGAGCGGTATTCAAAGCTTGCAGTTTCAGGATTAGTTCCCGCTCCGTAGCGGTTTATGGTTCTTGTTTCGCTTACTACCTCGTTTAAGTTTCCGTAAGTATAGTGCGTTTCTCCCGTTTCATCTTTTTTGTAGACTATTTGCCCCGCTCCATTTTGTCCCGGCGCTCCGTATTTATATTCTATGTCATGGCTAAAAGGATAGTCTGTTTTTAGTATGCGGTCAAAGCCGTCATACTCGTATCTTATTTCGGCAGCCTTGTTTTTTAATACCGAATCCGTTTCTGCTTGCAGCCTTCCTTTCTCATCGTAAATCCATTCTTTTTTGCCGGTGTCTTTGCTTTCTAATGCGGTTCTTCTTCCAAGCAAGTCATAACTTACCGATAAAAGATTATTCTTTGCGTCATATGCTCTAAGCATTTCTCCGAGGACGGAGTATTCGTATCGTGCTTTGGTTAATATAGTATTGTTTTTATCTAAGCGTTCTACTTCCCGTATGTTTCCTCTTGCATCTTTTTTACTTATGCTTACGTTTTCCAATGGGTCGGTTGTTTTTGTTATTTGTAAAGAGCTTTCTATTGAATACTCCGTTTTTTGTTTGTGTCCGTCAGGAAGTGTAGTTAAGATGTTCCTGTCTATATCGTCATACTCGTATTTTGTTCCGTTTCTTATCGTTGTAAAATTATTTAGTTCGTAAAACGCTTCAAGGGCTTGATAAGAGTTTTTACTTGATAGTTCTTGTTCTAAATCTCCTCCGTAAAAGAAGGGCATTCCTTCTTCTATCTTTCGTCCTGCTTCATCATAGTTTATTGCACTTGAAATATTCCAGCCTGTTTGGGTAGAATCGGCTGTTCCGTCGATGTACACTTCCCCTTCTTTTGCTGTATAGCTTATTCTTCCTAAGCCGTCGTGAATTACTATGGTTTTCATAACCTCTTTTGAAAATATGCGGGCATCTCCTGCGTCGCTACGCAAAATGAGCTCGACATATACCCTTTCCCCGCCACGGATGGCGGTGGTTTTAGCTTTGAGAGTTTTGCGTATGCAAAACTCTGAGATAAAAAAGGTACAAGGATGTACCTTTTTTATCGGTCTATTTTCAAAAGTCCTGTCAGAGGGAATTTTAGATCGCGATAGTTTTTTATTTAAGTACCTTTGAGCGGCGGACTGCTGACACTTGTGTATTATCATAATTATATAAAAGTACACAAGTGTCAGCACCGTGCTTTTCAGGGCTCCGCTGTCGCTTCGGTATCTTTCCGCAGAAATTACTGCGGAAAGATGTACAGCAAAAGCAATTTTGATAAATTGCTTTTGCTCCCTTTCAATCGCTGTCCGAAAGATGAGATAGTTAGAATGTGGATAAATGTAAGGTTTTGGTTTCATTGTTTTTATATTTATCGTAAAAGTTTTATCAACTAGTTTTTAATTGTATCTCCAATTTTTTTGTTCTCTCCTACAATTAATATCATATTTCTTCCTATAGAAATATAATAATTAGTCCAAAAGAAAATTCATGACGTTCATCAAGGTCTCGCAAATCTAAATACAATAATCTATCTTTTAAATTCCAACACGGTAGCATATCCTTATATAACACCCATCCCTCTCCTTCTACATAACGAGCAGCTTCAATTTCATTTAAATGATATGCGCCGTATTTCTTTACCAATGTAGAAATAATTTTATTTTTTAGCTTTTCAGGTATTGGTCTACTTTGAGTTCTATCAAAACCAATATATAACTTCTGTTTAAGAAAATCATAGTCTACAGTACAGAATACCTCTGTCCAAAAGGTGCCGTATTTAAATGACTGTACATAATAAGTGCCTGCCTCCCAGAAGCCCCATTTTTTATACAGTTGATATAATTCCTCATATGATTTAATAGATTTAAAATCATAATGTATTGCATCATATAGTATATGATACCTTTCAGTACAAGAACTAAAACTGAGTACAACCACAAATAATAACACAATTTTTTTCATTTTTTCCATGCTCCAAAATCCCATCTTCGATAATTTATCCCAAAAGCATTTGATGCATTAGGAACTTCATTATTGCCTGCACCTTTAAAAACATCTCTATTAGTATCTAAAGTCCTTTCACTTATCATTGTACCCCCATAAAAAAAAGCTCCATATTTTGAACTCCCTCTCAAAAAATTACCCTGCTTTATAGTAAATATACCTTGTTTATTTTCTGTAACTACCTGTGTATGGCTCATTTTATTATCTTTTGTTCCATTAGGCGTTCCCGTATCCATCAAAATTAAATCACCTGGAGAAATATTTTTTTTATCAACTGCAACTGTATTTTGCATCAAATCATGTGCTGCAGTTGAAGACAAAACATCTTTTTTATATTTTTCTGGATCAGAATATTTATTATCAGATGAATTATATGTTCCAGAATTATTTTTTATATTGAGAGGTAAAGAATTTTCTGAAGCAAAATCAATAAGAATACTTAATGCCAGATCTTCACAAGTAAATCTTTTTTTATTTTTTTCATATTCAGATATTTTTAAAGAAATATAATCTTCATATTTTTTTTGAAATTCTGAATTCCATTCATTTTTAGCATCCCACATTCCCGTAGGATCAGTATATTTAATCGGGTTATTTCCGCCATAATGGTATACATTAAAGTTTACCGTATTATATATACCGCCCTCACCAACAGAAGAACCTGCCATATAATCATTCAGTGCAGGATCCCCTGACAGCCATCTACTATACTTCGGATCCAAGTACCTAGCCCCATAGTAGTACAACCCCGTCTCTTCATCCAGCTCCTTCCCCGTAAACCTAAACGGCAGTTTGTCTATTCCGGGTGCCGTTTCCTCTATCCACAGCTCTCCATACGGGGTATACTCTATGTGTTCATACTGCATACCATTCCAATCGGTTATAAACTGTGCACTTTGCAGATGGTCTGCGTGGTAGTAGTATCTTTTCTCTGTTTGTTCTGTTGTGTCGCCGTTATTATCAGCGTGCGTCATTTCTTTTGAAAATATGCGGGCATCTCCTGCGTCGCTACGCAAAAATAAATGCTCGACGTATACCCGATACGCCTCCGCTTTATTTTTACTAGGCTCCTTGTATCTGCTCCACCTATTTTCAAAAGTCCTGTCAGTGGAGCTGTTTAGTAATAACTTTCTTTTAGCGGACTGCCGATACTTGTTTATCATTATAATATAAAAGTAAACAAGTATCGGCACCGCGCTTTTCAGGGCTCCGCTATCGCTTCGGTATCTTTCCGCAGA
It encodes:
- a CDS encoding RHS repeat-associated core domain-containing protein; this translates as MTPVSIAKYKQTFSFDAIGNMRNKVSTTNIPGAQGNSYPKAELDYSLNYEYDPAYAHRLIRAGNRYYRYDANGNITAEKDGPFTDEEEFAFTYSYFENEDVYGTDYGFGLDAPKETEQSNPQDLFAYRRNYTWNERNLLTKSSDRNFTVHYRYGDDGQRALKYTDEGRSETLYFNNFFTIHIPTQDQNNPQGLRVHKHIFVGNSRLVTAMTHTDNQGDNDEQKAKRYYYHSDHLGSAQFVTDWKCRQYEHIEYTPYGELWIEEVAAGLDKLPFRFTGKELDEETGLYYYGARYLDPKYSRWLSGDPALNDYMAGSSVGEGGIYNTVNFNVYHYGGNNPIKYVDPTGMWINNGDGTYTAEKGDTLYGLYGDDWKEKSGFDRDPRTLQPGEVVGKKTENIFNTSNSAISTVQAFFDGAAGACFAFGAPSWTSPYAGIGNSFGLPEYVVTQIPMRTLPDPKFVKWGNTFKDISKKLIVASVVLGIGDSIYTGISKKSFLAAGKRFIRNAASTASGFIAGGLVSIGITALSGGVGTVPGTIAGTVVGTTTSYYVDYKFKGWGW
- a CDS encoding IS5 family transposase; the protein is MKQKGLFDEEDRLRVLSKLGDSLEKLNEKINWEIFKPLLKKALTKEPKGLGGRPAYDYVLMFKIIILQKLYNISDDQTEYQINDRLSFMRFLGLELKDKVPDSKTIWLFKEKLIEARVSKKLFEKFGKELARNNLIGKEGTIIDATIVEAPIQHNSKDENEQIKNGKIPEQWQEKQNKAKLSQKDCDARWTKKHKRNYYGYKDHIKVDKKSKLILKATVTAANVHDSRELKNLIEKEDERLYADSAYIGEEIDRILKAKGIEEQICERGARGKPLSKKQKISNRKKSKIRARVEHVFGFMTNSMKGIYVRTIGLARATFSIIMMNLTYNLCRYCYLKK
- a CDS encoding toxin TcdB middle/N-terminal domain-containing protein, whose protein sequence is MDKLLQGKNYTVGNSNRTAIEAKILFAVCVIKKQALTGGKSLACEDKCSKKIGAKSAMLNFVFFVMLKNKIEQSAKIKLLLNSPTDRTFENRRSRYKEPGKNKAEAYRVYVEHLFLRSDAGDARIFSKEQEYTTHYTYEDGYYNRAEKEFYGFKTVKSKNAIGTVTETEYYIDSYYRKGMVKRETVKNGSTIYSIKEYEVDTAPHARIKKEVNTIRENYNEIKTESEYEYDKYGNVTKLYDKGEVTNTNDDIIAEITYWKGASEEKYFKAHPEKIQVLHGKTGTLLRKREGSYDARTGALTELKQYTTQSAYLLHRIEWTAEGNIKALTGPTGKRSEYKYLDGIYPIEIKEISSKGDKAYISTIEWDSVLGVKLKETDAANNTMSYKYDNFGRVTEVRSPYDTSETPYAKYTYITPSSSFWYTVTENKISTEAKDSAVMKTIVIHDGLGRISYTAKEGEVYIDGTADQTQTGWNISSTIHYDKAGRKTEEGMPFFYGGNLEQELVNKNSYEALEAFYELNDFTTIRNGTKYEYDDIDRNILTTLPDGHKQKTEYSIESSLQITKTTDPLENVSISKKDARGNIREVERLDKNNTILTKARYEYSVLGEMLRAYDAKNNLLSVSYDLLGRRTALESKDTGKKEWIYDEKGRLQAETDSVLKNKAAEIRYEYDGFDRILKTDYPFSHDIEYKYGAPGQNGAGQIVYKKDETGETHYTYGNLNEVVSETRTINRYGAGTNPETASFEYRSDYLGRMQSMKYPDGETITYTYDKGGQLKGVSGVKTSSKGTAEYSYVDKILYDEHAQRVYIKYGNGVETRYRYDEKRRWLDTIETKNNQTQDIFQGTSKNLFFSVPIYYFSSFFINCLV
- a CDS encoding immunity 26/phosphotriesterase HocA family protein, with product MAKRQREKLGNIYAIPLPDGTFAFGRLHRERLATAKARANDMYDIPDFKNIDFYVGVYKDVLSDGVWPKVGNIPFDNDGDAWTPQTFIEDILKPGNFEIYYKGKIRKATKDECLGLEVTAVWDREHVVDRLMGINTWTKICK
- a CDS encoding RHS repeat domain-containing protein, with translation MKPKPYIYPHSNYLIFRTAIEREQKQFIKIAFAVHLSAVISAERYRSDSGALKSTVLTLVYFYIIMIIHKCQQSAAQRYLNKKLSRSKIPSDRTFENRPIKKVHPCTFFISEFCIRKTLKAKTTAIRGGERVYVELILRSDAGDARIFSKEVMKTIVIHDGLGRISYTAKEGEVYIDGTADSTQTGWNISSAINYDEAGRKIEEGMPFFYGGDLEQELSSKNSYQALEAFYELNNFTTIRNGTKYEYDDIDRNILTTLPDGHKQKTEYSIESSLQITKTTDPLENVSISKKDARGNIREVERLDKNNTILTKARYEYSVLGEMLRAYDAKNNLLSVSYDLLGRRTALESKDTGKKEWIYDEKGRLQAETDSVLKNKAAEIRYEYDGFDRILKTDYPFSHDIEYKYGAPGQNGAGQIVYKKDETGETHYTYGNLNEVVSETRTINRYGAGTNPETASFEYRSDYLGRMQSMKYPDGETITYTYDKGGQLKGVSGVKTSSKGTAEYSYVDKILYDEHAQRVYIKYGNGVETRYKYDEKRRWLDSIETKNVQTQDVFQKIKYNFDAVGNVLGYNNDASTYETSQSYTYDNLYQLISVEGTSNQYKGKKSSGTTPVSIAKYRQTFAFDGIGNMKEKLSTTNIPGAQGNSYPKAELDYLLQYEYDPAYAHRLIRAGNRYYRYDANGNITAEKDGPFTDEEEFVFTYSYFENEDVYGADYGFGLDAPKETEQTNPQDLFAYRRNYTWNERNLLTKSSDRNYTVHYRYGEDGQRALKYTDEGRSETLYFNNFFTIHIPTQDQNNPQGLRVHKHIFVGNSRLVTAMTHTDNNGDNEEQKAKRYYYHSDHLGSAQFVTDWKGKQYEHIEYTPYGELWIEEVAAGLDKLPFRFTGKELDEETSLYYYGARYLDPKYSRWLSGDPALNDYIPKAPIDDEAKKHNENLPGMGGVFNTVNLHVYHYAGNNPVKYVDPDGRDIINFIKGWFNYNLNKAIYSMNRLDYPLNPQFEMANEVLAKIDQMVKSGYSIYIETLQFASENSGTATLLFLAIGQPELAAITGTIGTAADILLSFDNLSNGNYIEGAKGFAVVILSSLAGSGIKKGCEKLGSLISISVGKNGLYYMKGRRGALKTIDGLRKQLYKDFVEGYFGEKMAPGAASQMADYVMKEILKFEREETLNE